DNA from Streptomyces sp. NBC_01260:
TGTCCATCCGGAGGCGCTCCGTACGGCGGTGCGCGTGCGGGTGGACGGCGACGCGGTCGTCCTGACCTTCCTGGACGGGAGCCGGGTCGAGGTCTGACCGGCGCCGGCGGGCTCCGGGCCTCGGCCGGCGGCCCGGGCTCAGATTCCGATGCTGTTGTCCTCCCGGCGGTGGATGTGCCCGATCAGCTCCTGCGCCAGGGACTTGATCGTGTCGAGCCCGGCCCGCCCCCACGCGCGGGGCACGGTGTCCACGGCGCAGACGGCGCCCAGGGCGATCCCCGTGCGGTCGATGAGCGGCGCCCCGAGGTAGGAGCGGATGCCTATGTCGTCGACGACCGGGTTCCCGGCGAACCGCGGATAGTCGCAGACGTCCTCCAGGACCAGCGCCCTGCGCCGCACCACGACGTGCGGGCAGTAGCCGTGGTCGAGGGCCATATAGCGGCTGCTGCGGCCACTGCCCGCCGCCGTGGCTCCCAGGTCGGCGCCCTTGCGGATGCCTGCCGGGGTGTGCAGCCCGGCGTAGAACTGCCGGTTGCCGTCGATGAAGTTGACCATCGAGAAGGGCACGTCGGTCACTTCGGCCACCCGGTCGGCGAAGGCGTCGAAGTTGTCGAACGAGGCGTCGGACCGCTCCCCCAGGCCGAGGCTGCGCAGCCGCTGGGTCCGGACGGGGGCGTCGCTGTCGACGGGGGTCAGCAGCATCCGCCCGATGGCGTGCGGGATCACGTACGGACTCCGAAACTGCCGTGTCCGGAGAGCGGGGCAGGCTCGGCGGTGGCATTGATGAGGTGCTGGACGAGGGTGACCAGCGCGCCGGTTCCCGAGCTGGCGATCCGGGCGTCGCACAGGACGACCGGTACGGCGGGTGCCAGATCGAGCGCGGCCCGTACCTCCTGGGGGCCGTAGCGGAAGGCGCCGTCGAACTCGTTGACGGCGACGATGAATCCGATGCCGCGCCGCTCGAAGAAGTCGACGGCCGCGAAGCACTCCTCCAGCCTGCGGGTGTCTGCGATGACCACCGCTCCGAGCGCGCCCTGGGAGAGCTCGTCCCACATGAACCAGAAGCGTTCCTGGCCGGGTGTGCCGAACAGATAGAGCACATGCTGCTCGTCCAGCGTGATGCGCCCGAAGTCCATGGCCACCGTGGTCGAGGTCTTGGACTCGATGCCTTCGAGGCTGTCGGTCGCCGCGCTGACCTGGGTCAGCAGCTCCTCCGTACTCAGCGGTGCGATCTCGCTGACCGCGCCGACGAAGGTGGTCTTGCCGACACCGAACCCGCCCGCCACCAGCACCTTGAGCGCGACGGGAAAACCCTCGGGACTGCCGGGTGCTTCCGCGTACCCGAGGGAGCCGGGGGCTTCCGCGTACCCCCCGTTCCCCGGGGCCTCGGCGTGACCAGCGATCCCGGGGCCCTCCGCATAGCCGACGTTTCCGGGGCTCCCGGTCCCCGCGTACGGGGCGGAGCTGTCGAAACCGTCAGAGCTGTCGTCGTAAGCCATCGAGCACTGCCTCCAGCAGGGATCGGTCAGTGGGCATGTCATGGAAGGCGGGCGGGTGCGCGGTGACCGCTCCGCAGTCGACCAGGTCGGAGAGGAGCACCTTGGTGACGACCGCGGGCAGCCGCAGGTGTGCGGCGATCTCGGCCACCGAGGTGGGGCCGTCGCACAGTTCCAGCGCCACCGAGTGCTCGGGGCCGAGGTGGACCTGCGGAACGGTTCCGGTGGCCATCACCAGGGAGAGGAGGTCGAGCACGGTGGTGGGACGGGTGCGGCCGCCGCTCACCGTGTACGGGCGGATGAGGCGCCCGGCCGCATCGTCGAGCAACGGCGCGTCCTGGGTGGCCGACACGCTCACAGCCCCGTGGCGCCCGTGACCCCGGCCGCCTGTCTGGTCGGGGTCATCAGGTAGGGCCGGACGCTCTTGACCAGCATGGTCATCTCGTAGCCCAGCACGGCGGCATCGGCGTTCCGCCCGGCGAGCACGGCCAGACAGGTGCCGGAACCGGCGGTGGCGACGAAGAGCAACGTGGAGTCGAGTTCCACCACCACCTGGCGGACCTCCCCGTTGTCCCCGAACCGCGCCCCGGCACTGCGGCCGAGGGAGTACAGGCCGGCGGCCAGCGCCGCCATGTGGTCGGCGCTGTCGGCGTCCATGCCATGGAGGGATTTCACCAGCCCGTCGGCGGAGAGCAGGACCGCACTGCGGGTGTACGGCACGCGCTGTACCAGTCCGCTCAGCAGCCAGTCGAGGTCCGAGACCTGACCGGACGGCATATCGGTCGCCATGGTGCATCTACTCCTTGGAGGTGTTCGCTTCGAGTGGGTCTTGATCGCTGTGGTACGAGCCGCCCCGGAGGAGTTCCCCGGGCGCCGTGGCGCCGCGGACCGGAAGCGGGTCCAGTGGTACCGCGGCAGCCGTCGCCGCTCCGGGAGCGGTCCCGGACCCGGCCCGCGATCCGGACCCCGGTTCGGGCTCCGATTCGGCACGGGCCTCGGCGAGGTCGATGCCGCGCCGGAAGGCGGCCACCAGGCCCGGGTCGTGCAGGGTGGGTGCGTCCTCGGTGCGCGGGACGGGAGCTTCCCTCAGCTGAGGGACCAGATGTTCCTGGTTGGCACGCCTGGGAAGCTGCGGCCGGCCCACCGTGCCGTGTACGGCTCCGGGCTCCGGAGAGAGCGCAGGTG
Protein-coding regions in this window:
- a CDS encoding roadblock/LC7 domain-containing protein, which encodes MATDMPSGQVSDLDWLLSGLVQRVPYTRSAVLLSADGLVKSLHGMDADSADHMAALAAGLYSLGRSAGARFGDNGEVRQVVVELDSTLLFVATAGSGTCLAVLAGRNADAAVLGYEMTMLVKSVRPYLMTPTRQAAGVTGATGL
- a CDS encoding GAF domain-containing protein, producing the protein MIPHAIGRMLLTPVDSDAPVRTQRLRSLGLGERSDASFDNFDAFADRVAEVTDVPFSMVNFIDGNRQFYAGLHTPAGIRKGADLGATAAGSGRSSRYMALDHGYCPHVVVRRRALVLEDVCDYPRFAGNPVVDDIGIRSYLGAPLIDRTGIALGAVCAVDTVPRAWGRAGLDTIKSLAQELIGHIHRREDNSIGI
- a CDS encoding GTP-binding protein yields the protein MAYDDSSDGFDSSAPYAGTGSPGNVGYAEGPGIAGHAEAPGNGGYAEAPGSLGYAEAPGSPEGFPVALKVLVAGGFGVGKTTFVGAVSEIAPLSTEELLTQVSAATDSLEGIESKTSTTVAMDFGRITLDEQHVLYLFGTPGQERFWFMWDELSQGALGAVVIADTRRLEECFAAVDFFERRGIGFIVAVNEFDGAFRYGPQEVRAALDLAPAVPVVLCDARIASSGTGALVTLVQHLINATAEPAPLSGHGSFGVRT
- a CDS encoding DUF742 domain-containing protein, which encodes MSATQDAPLLDDAAGRLIRPYTVSGGRTRPTTVLDLLSLVMATGTVPQVHLGPEHSVALELCDGPTSVAEIAAHLRLPAVVTKVLLSDLVDCGAVTAHPPAFHDMPTDRSLLEAVLDGLRRQL